The Synechococcus sp. HK05 DNA segment GCGCTGGTGGTGAACGGCGAACCGGCCGAGTGCGCCGTGGCTGGCGACAACGTGCAGGTGGTGCTTGACACCACGCCCTTCTATGGCGAGGGCGGCGGCCAGGTGGGGGATCGCGGCGTGCTCAGCGGCGACGGTCCCGATGGCAACGGCCTGATCGTCGCGATCGATGCCGTGAGCCGCAACCGCAGCGTGTTCGTGCACAGCGGCCGGATTGAGCGCGGCAGCCTGAGCGTTGGCGATGTGGTGCACGGCCAGGTGGACCGCGCTTGCCGCCGCCGCGCCCAGGCCAATCACACGGCTACGCACCTGCTGCAGGCGGCGCTGAAGCAGGTGGTGGATCCGGGCATCGGCCAGGCCGGCTCCCTGGTGGATTTCGATCGCCTCCGCTTCGACTTCCACTGCCCCCGCGCCGTGAGTGCCGCGGAGCTCGAGCAAATCGAGAGCCTGATCAACGGCTGGATCAGCGAGGCCCACAGCCTCGAGGTGCAGGAGATGGCGATCGAGAAGGCCAAGGCCGCCGGCGCGGTGGCGATGTTCGGCGAGAAGTACGCCGATGTGGTGCGCGTTGTGGATGTCCCCGGCGTGTCGATGGAGCTCTGCGGCGGCACCCACGTGGCCAACACTGCTGAGATCGGCCTGTTCAAGATCGTGAGCGAGAGCGGCGTGGCCGCCGGAATCCGCCGCATCGAGGCCGTGGCTGGCCCTGCGGTGCTCGCTTATCTCAACGAGCGCGATGGGGTGGTGAAGCAGCTGGGTGAGCGCTTCAAGGCCCAGCCCGCTGAGATCGTGGAGCGGGTGGGGCAGCTGGCTGATGAGCTCAAGGCCAGCCAGAAGGCCTTGGCCGCGGCACGCGAGGAGCTGGCCCTGGCGAAATCAGCGGCACTGATGGCGCAGGCCGTGGCCCTTGGCGAGCACCAACTGCTAGTGGCCCGCCTCGATGGTGTGGAGGGTGGCGGCCTGCAGAGCGCGGCGCAGGGGCTGGTGGATCAGCTGGGTGATGCCGCCGCCGTGGTGCTCGGCGGCCTGCCCGATCCCGCGGACCTGGGCAAGGTGATCCTGGTGGCCGCCTTCGGGAAGGCCGTGATCGCCAAGGGCCAGCAGGCCGGCAAGTTCATCGGTGGGATTGCCAAGGCCTGCGGCGGTGGCGGCGGCGGCCGGCCCAACCTGGCTCAAGCGGGTGGGCGCGATGGGGCCGCGCTGGATGGAGCGCTGGAGCAGGCCCGCACGGAGCTCACGGCGGCGCTGGGCTAATCCCTGCGGCGCCTGCAGCCGGATCAGGAACCGTTCCTGCCGGCTGGCGCCCTGAACCAGCGGGGGAATCCTGTTGGTATCGAACGCCGAGGAGCTGCACGCCATGGCCAGCAGCTTTGAAATCCACGCCCGTCAGCATTGGAGCTTCCAGCTGGTGCTGCTGGGGAGCCGTCTGCGCTTGGAGGGCTGCCGCGATGCGGAGCTCCCGGGCGATGAGCCCTTGCACTGCTCCACCTGGCTTCAGCCCCAGGATGCGCCCTACGACGTGGCCCATGAGCTGATGGCCCACCCCAGCTGCTGCGTTTAGCCGAGTTCCACCCGGTTGCGACCGCTGCCTTTGGCGCGGTAGAGGGCAGCATCGGCACGCTCCAGCTGATCGCCCCAGGCTTCATCCGGGGTCCGCAGCGCCACGCCGATCGAGATCGTCACGGGCGGCAATGCTTCGCTGCGGAGTTTCTCCACCGTTTGGCGGTGCCGCTCCCCCAGCCCGTGCGCGGCCTCGGGCTCTGTGTCGTGCTGGCAGATCACCAGGAATTCCTCGCCCCCCAACCGCACCAAGGCATCGCTGGGCCGAATCCCATGGCGCAATGCTTTGGCCACGGCCTGCAGTACGGCATCGCCGCAGCTGTGGCCATGGGTGTCGTTGATGGCCTTGAAGTGGTCGATATCCACCAACAGCAACGCCAGCTGCGGGCATTGCTCTAGGGCGCTGCGCTGTTGCTCGAGCCAGTGGCGATTCAGGGCGCCGGTGAGGGCATCGCTGAGGGCACGGGTTTGCAGCTGTTGATTGAGCGCCTGCGCGCCTCGGGCATGCAGGTTGGAGTGGCGCAGTCGCTCGCCGAGGAGCTGCAGCAAATTGAGCGCAAGTTGGTGAGATTGCTGCGACCAGGTCAGGAGCTCTTGGCGTTCCATCACCCAGAGTTCGCTCGGCTGCTCGCAGCGCACCCAAGCGGTGGTGTCGCCCTGGGTGAGCGTTGACCTTCGCCCACGCAGTCGCCGGGGCCAATGCGCGCCAAGGCCGCCGTGCCTCCCTGCTGCAGGCTCACGACCAACTCGCCAGACAGCACCAGGAAGGTTTGGCTGTTCAATTGATCGGCCCTCAGCACCGTGGTGCCGCGGGCGTGGCAGCGCAGCTCCGCCGCCGCCAGCCATGCCTGCAGCAGTGTGGGGTCGATGCCGGCGAAGAGCGGTGCCTGCAGCTGCAGAAGCTGATCCAGGAGCGGCGGGCCGGTTTTCATTGCAGCAGGGCTTCCAATTGATCGGCCGCGGCGGCGATCGAGTGGCGGCGATGCCGCAGTGCGGCGCAGGTCTGGCCTAACAGCGCGCGATCGCCGTTGTGGGCGGCCTTGATGCCATCGAGCAGTAGCCCCACCAGCTCATTGCCCTGCAGGCAGCGTTGGCTGATCAGGTTGAGCAGTTCGATCGAGAGGTCGGCATCAAACAACATGGCCTTGAGCAGCTGGTTGCTATCCACAGCGATCAACTGAGCGGGCGCCTCGAGCACCTGCACATCGGCGGAATGCACGCCGTTGCCGAACAGCCCCATTTCGCCCAGCAACTCCTCAGCCTCCACGATCGCGAGGGTGTGCGGTGCCCCATCGCTCTGGCGCACCTGGATCGCCACGGTGCCTTCGGTGAGCAGGAGCACCCGTTCGGCTGGGGCGCCCTGGCGCAGCAACAGCTCGCCAGGCTCTGCGCGGATCTCTACGGGCACGATCTCGCTGTCGTGGGCGGCGAGCAGGAGCTTCATCCGTTCGCGCACGATGCTGCGTTGCGATTCGATCCCGAACATCGGCGCTCTGCGGCGTGTGCTCATCCTGGTGGGGTTGCTCCAGACTGGCCACTGCAACTGCGGTGGTGTCGCTCTCCTGCGTGGTCATGGCCGATTTCACCCTTGAGCAGCTGCAGGCCTGGCCGCTGTTTGCTTCCCTCAGCGCCGAGCAGTGCGCCCAACTGCTCGATCGCCATTTGCAGAGCAGCCATGGCTCCGAGCAGGTGTTCGTGATGGAGCAGGACTGGGGTGAATCCTTGTTCCTGCTCCGCAGCGGTATGGCCAAGGTGCGCAGCTACACCGCCGATGGCGATGAGGTGGTGATGTCGGTGTTGGGGGAGGGCGATGTGTTCGGGGAGATGGCGGCCCTCGATGGTTCCGCTCGCTCCGCTGATGTGGTGGCACTCACCCCCGTGACCTTGGTGAAGCTGCGGGCGGCTCCCTTTGCGGCGTTGCTGCAGCAGGACGCTGGCTTTGCCTTGGCTCTGGCGCGGCTGGAGGCCTCGCGCCTGCGGGATCTCAACCAGCGTTTCGCCATTCAAAGCAGCGATGCCACCACCCGGCTGCTCGATGCCCTGGCCTACTTGGCCAGGCGCAGCAGTGCAGCCAATGATCCCCAGGCTCTGATTCCGGCCCTGGCGCAGCGGGAGCTGGGCTTGCTGGCTGGTCTGGCGCGGGAAACGGCGTCGCGCACCCTGAGCAAACTGCGCAGCCGCGGCACGGTGGAGGAGCTGGATGGTGCGCTGCGGATCACGGATCTCCAGCCCCTGATCAAGCGTGGGCTGCTGCCAGCGCACAGCAAGGGCGGTTGATCAGCTCATGGGCGCGGGCCCGCGTGGAATCCATCGGTTCCAGCACGGTGCTCAGCTTCTGATCGGCGCTCAGGGCTTCCAGCACCAGCAAACTGCCTAACATCACGGCCTGGAAGCTCCACTGATCGAAGCCGGGGAGGGAGAAGGTCATGGCGGTTGTGGGGTGATCTGGTGTCACCCTCTCCGCTTTGGCCGGGTGTTGCGGTGACCCACGGCGATGGCCGCTGTGATTCAGCTCACACCCCCGGCCGCTACTCCTGCAAATACGTGGTCTGGCGCAGGCTGGTTTCCAGGTGATCCATCAGGCGGCGCGCTTCGCTGATCTTCAGCTGGCCCCGTTGGATCGCTGCCTCGCTGGCCACCCGCAGCCGCTCCAGCAGCAGTTCGGGGTCGTGTTCCATCGCCTCGAGCACCTCGGCGTTGGTGTTGCCGCGCACCACATGATCCAGTTGGTAGCCGCCGCCGGGGGCCAGGCGGATGTGCACGGCATTGGTGCTGCCGAACAGGTTGTGCAGGTTGCCCATCACTTCCTGGTAAGCACCACCGAGGAACATCCCGATCAGATAGGGCTCGCCGGGGTGCAGGGCATGCAGCTCCAGCAGCGGTTTGGCTTGGCCGTCGCCGATGAAGCGGGCGAGCTTGCCGTCGGAGTCGCAGGTGAGGTCGGCGAAATGTCCTAGTTGAGTGGGTTCCTCATCCAGCCGGTGGATCGGCATCAGCGGGAACAGCTGCTCGATCGCCCAGGTGTCTGGGGCTGAACGGAACACTGAGAGGTTGGCGTAGTAGGTGCCGGCCATGGCAGCCCGCAGCTGGCGCAGGTCGTCGGGGATGGTGCCGCCGCGGGGCAGGCGGGCCACGATCGCTTCGGCGCAGGCCCAGGTGAGCTGTTCGGCCATCGCCCGCTGTGGCAGCGAGATGTAGCCCAGGCGGAAGGCCGCCAGTGCATCCTCCTTGAACTTTATCGCGTCGTTCCAGGCTTCCTGCAGCCGCGAGAGCACGCCCTCATCGCTCGCGGCTGTTGCTGTGATGCCGCTTAACGTCTCCCGCAGGTTGCGCACCGTGAGTGGTTCGTTCTCCTGCTTGGCCGGCACGGCGCCGGGCATGGCGGCGCTG contains these protein-coding regions:
- a CDS encoding GGDEF domain-containing protein, with the translated sequence MLQLLGERLRHSNLHARGAQALNQQLQTRALSDALTGALNRHWLEQQRSALEQCPQLALLLVDIDHFKAINDTHGHSCGDAVLQAVAKALRHGIRPSDALVRLGGEEFLVICQHDTEPEAAHGLGERHRQTVEKLRSEALPPVTISIGVALRTPDEAWGDQLERADAALYRAKGSGRNRVELG
- a CDS encoding cyclic nucleotide-binding domain-containing protein; this encodes MKTGPPLLDQLLQLQAPLFAGIDPTLLQAWLAAAELRCHARGTTVLRADQLNSQTFLVLSGELVVSLQQGGTAALARIGPGDCVGEGQRSPRATPPLGCAASSRANSG
- a CDS encoding cyclic nucleotide-binding domain-containing protein; the encoded protein is MFGIESQRSIVRERMKLLLAAHDSEIVPVEIRAEPGELLLRQGAPAERVLLLTEGTVAIQVRQSDGAPHTLAIVEAEELLGEMGLFGNGVHSADVQVLEAPAQLIAVDSNQLLKAMLFDADLSIELLNLISQRCLQGNELVGLLLDGIKAAHNGDRALLGQTCAALRHRRHSIAAAADQLEALLQ
- a CDS encoding Crp/Fnr family transcriptional regulator — encoded protein: MADFTLEQLQAWPLFASLSAEQCAQLLDRHLQSSHGSEQVFVMEQDWGESLFLLRSGMAKVRSYTADGDEVVMSVLGEGDVFGEMAALDGSARSADVVALTPVTLVKLRAAPFAALLQQDAGFALALARLEASRLRDLNQRFAIQSSDATTRLLDALAYLARRSSAANDPQALIPALAQRELGLLAGLARETASRTLSKLRSRGTVEELDGALRITDLQPLIKRGLLPAHSKGG